The following nucleotide sequence is from candidate division WOR-3 bacterium.
AATCCTCAACATGAAATCCCCAGTATGAAAGATTTTTATCTTCTGTTACTAAAATAATTCTTTTGAAGTAGTATGTTTTTTTAAAATTAAAAACGAGATCTTTGGAACTCCCAAAAATGAAAACAGAATCCTTAGGCATTAAAGTGTATTTAAAGTTATTCACCCACTTCCAGGCTCCGGCAGATTTTTCATTAGGTTTGGGCATGAAGGGTCTAAAATACTCAATAGATGGATCAAAAACAATTTTTCCATCTTCATCATAGATATCTAACCATATACAGGTAAAGTTTGGAAGGGGTAAGTAAGACCACATCCACGGCAAAAATATGGTAACAGGATTTTCGGAGATATTCTTTAATACAGCGTAGAAGAGTATTTCTTCTTCTTTATAATACTCTTTTTTTCTTTCAAAAATTCCCCCTCTTAGAGAGAGGGAATGTTTTAACAAGGTGAATAAAAGTAAAAAATTTATCATTCATCATCCTCCCTTTTTTTCCTTATAGCTGTGTCAAGTTTCGCAGTATCAAAACCAGCATATATCAAAAAAGGAGTGTATGGTGTATCTAAAATTGCAGGTAAACTTACATCAATAGTATGAGTGTGATCCCTTGATGGAGCTCCTATTATGTGCCACACACCATTTCCTGGACCTTGCTCTGCCCCTTCTTTTTTCGTTCCACAAAAATAAAAAATCATAATAGTATAAATAATAAATACCATTTTATTAAATCCTGAACCCCTCATAATAAATTATACTTTTTTTTTCAAAAAATCAAGTTTCTATAAAACAGAGCAAAATTAAGACCTTACTTTCTCCTTTTTTCAAACTTTTTTAATTGTTTTTTAAAAAATTCATTTTCGGGTTCTTTTTCAAGGGCTTTCTTTTCCCAGTAAATTGCCTTCTCATAATCACCTGCTGCAAAATATGCCTCTGCTAATGTATCCATTATATTCGGGTCATCTGGATCAAGTTCTAATGCCCTTTTAGCAAGTTCTATCGTCTCCTCAGGATAAACCTTTCTCAAAGCAAATTCCCAGGCAAGAGAATTGTAAACTTCTGGAGATTTAATATCACTTTTTAATGCCTTCTTTAAAAGTTCATGTGCTCTTTCAAGAAAAATCCTTTCCTTTTTCTTTTCTTCCTTAGAAAGCCTTAAATAAGCAGGAGCAAGAAAAACAAATTGCCACATTTCATACTGCCTTTTAAGTTCCTTAACTGGCTCAGGATTATCAACAACTTTTAAATCAAGGAGCCTATTATCAACACCCTCATATCCACCCCTTTTCCTTACAACATACAAAGCAGCAGATTGTTTACCTCTTTTATCTCCTCCTTTTGCTTCACCAGCCTCAAGAGCTAAAAGAAGCCTTTCAGCAAGTGGTAACCCCTTTGTGTTTTCAAAAACAATGAGCATTGTATCAATAACTTTTTCACTTACAAGAATATTACCCTGAACAGCAACATACATTTTATTTTTGTGACCTGCCCAGAATATTGTTGATTTACCTGTAAAAGAAGCAGAATTTCCCCATCTATCAACAATTCCAACTTGTCTATCCTGAGGTGAAGTATCTCTTTCAAGAATTATTTTTAAAACTTCATCAGCCTTTTTACCTTTTCTTAAAAGTTCAAGTGCCCATGGACCAAAATAGGGATTAGAAAGGGCCTGGGTAGCAACAGCACCTACATTTGCCTCAAGCCATGGCACAATATACCCTACATCAAAAACTCTTGAAGCAACAGCAATTCCCCATTCCTCTGTCTCAGGATCCATAGCCACAATTGAAAAAGTGTTTGTTTCTCCCTTTATAGAAAAAATAAGTGAAATTAAGAACTTCATATTTTATGCCTCCCTTTAAAGAATTTTAAAAAGATTATTTTCCTATTTCCCCTTCACCAAAGAGGGCAATTTTAAGTATTTCGTAAGATAAAAGAGCACATTTCATCCTTACAGGAGAAAGTTCAATTCCAATGCTTTTTAAATGTTCCTCTTTTGTATAATTTTTCAGTTCTTCAATTTTTTTGCCTTTTATATATTCTGTAAGAATAGAAGCAGCAGCTTGAGAAATTGCACAACCCCTTCCTTTAAACTTTACATCCTCAATAACACCATCTCTTATCTTAAACTGCATTTTTATTTCATCACCACAATAGGGATTGCCCCCTTCGTATTCTATATCAGGCTTTACAATTTCTCCATAATTTCTGGGGTTCTTATAGTGATCAAGTATAATTTCGTAAATTTCTTCAATCATTTTTTAATTTTAAACCTTTTCATAAAAATTTTTCATTTCATTTATTATATTTCTT
It contains:
- a CDS encoding DUF1028 domain-containing protein, coding for MKFLISLIFSIKGETNTFSIVAMDPETEEWGIAVASRVFDVGYIVPWLEANVGAVATQALSNPYFGPWALELLRKGKKADEVLKIILERDTSPQDRQVGIVDRWGNSASFTGKSTIFWAGHKNKMYVAVQGNILVSEKVIDTMLIVFENTKGLPLAERLLLALEAGEAKGGDKRGKQSAALYVVRKRGGYEGVDNRLLDLKVVDNPEPVKELKRQYEMWQFVFLAPAYLRLSKEEKKKERIFLERAHELLKKALKSDIKSPEVYNSLAWEFALRKVYPEETIELAKRALELDPDDPNIMDTLAEAYFAAGDYEKAIYWEKKALEKEPENEFFKKQLKKFEKRRK
- the sufU gene encoding Fe-S cluster assembly sulfur transfer protein SufU; its protein translation is MIEEIYEIILDHYKNPRNYGEIVKPDIEYEGGNPYCGDEIKMQFKIRDGVIEDVKFKGRGCAISQAAASILTEYIKGKKIEELKNYTKEEHLKSIGIELSPVRMKCALLSYEILKIALFGEGEIGK